From the Acidovorax sp. NCPPB 3576 genome, the window GGCGTATTGCTATTTATTTAATAGCGCTACACTCCGAGGCGCCGGCTACAGCTGCACGCTCGCGGCGCCGATGCCGTCGAACGCCACTTCCACCGCATCGCCCAGGCGGGCGTTCAGCCGGCCGGCCCAGTTGCCGGTGCTGACCACGGTGCCGGCCGGCAGGGTGCCGAAGTGCTGCGTGGCATGGCGCAGCCACGCGGCCAGCAGCCACGCGGGGTCGCCCAGCGAATGCGTGCCCTGGCGCTCCACCGCGTCCTGGCCCGTGATGCGCACTGTGAAGCGCTGCTGCGCCCAGTCGGGCGGCGCGCCGGCATCGAACGCCACCCAGTCGCCCAGCACCAGGGCGCCGTGCGACTGCTGGTCGGCCAGCGTGAGCAGCCCGGCCACCGCGCCGTCCTGGGCCCAGCGCGTTTCCACGATCTCGATCGACACGGCCATCGCATCGATCAGGTGCGCGCCCTCGCCGTCGGCCAATGCGGCAGCGGTGTCCGCATCCACTTCCTGGCCCAGCCGCAGGGCGATTTCCGCCTCGATGCCGCGCTGCGCCAGCGGCCAGGCCTGCGCGTGGGCCGGGTGCGTCCACACGCCGGCCTCGGGCAGCGGCGCGTGGGTGAGCACGGTGGCCCGGTCCGCGCCGCCGGACTTCCAGTACCGGGGCACCCCGGTGGACCACCAGCCCAGCGCATGCGCCACGGCGTTCTGCACGGCGTAGGCGGCGCCGGCATCCGGCAGGGCCGCCGCCAGCGGCTGCGCGTCGGCGGGCACGGCGGTGGCGCGGGCCTGCAGCAGGGCCTGGGCGACCGCGGCAATCCCGGCGACCGGGGTGGAGGAATCGGCGGAATTCACGGCGGGGTCAACGGGCATGGCTGGGCTTTCTCGTTCAGGGGGCAGGGCCGGATTGTGCGGCCCGGCGTCCGGCTGGGCAGCCGGGGCCGGCCCGCGCGACACTAGGGCCTTCGTCACCCCCACCCGACCAGGACACGCCATGGCAGCCAAAGCCCCCGCCGCTCTTACGCCCAACGAGATCACCCAGCGCCTGACGCAGTGGCAGCCGTCGCCCGCCGGCGCGGACAAGGCCGGCAAGGCCCAGGACGGCGGCCGGGCCGGCGCCGTGGACCTGGCCCGCTTCGACCCCGCGGCCAAGCCCTTCTCGCAGGGCGACAAGGCCAGCGACAAGGCGCGGGTCGAGGCCCTGGCCCTCGAACTCGATACCCTGCAGGACCTGCTGTACGCCGACAAGCGCTACAAGCTCCTGGTGGTCCTGCAAGGCACCGACACCTCCGGCAAGGACGGCACGGTGCGCGGGGTGTTCGGCCGCATGAGCGCCCTGGGCGTGCACGCCGTGGGCTGGAAGGCCCCCACCGACACCGAACGCGCCCACGACTACCTCTGGCGCATCCACCAGCAGGTGCCCGGCGCGGGCGAGCTGACCGTGTTCAACCGCAGCCACTACGAAGACGTGCTGGTGCCCGTGGTGAACGGCTGGATCACGCCCGAGCAGCACCGTCAGCGGCTGGCGCACATCAACGATTTCGAGCGCCTGCTGGCCGAAACCGGCACCGTGGTGGTGAAGTTCATGCTGCACATCAGCCGGGACGAGCAGCGCAAGCGCCTGCAGGAGCGCCTGGACGACCCCGCCAAGCACTGGAAGTTCGACATGGGCGACATCGCCGCGCGCAAGCAGTGGGACGACTACCAGCGCGCCTACGCCACCCTGCTGGGCGCCACGCACACGCCGTGGGCCCCGTGGACCATCGTGCCGGCCGACTCCAAGACCCACCGCAACCTGATGATCGCCACCGTGCTGCGCGAGGTGCTGGGCCGGCTGGACCTGCGCTACCCCGACGGCGATCCCGCGCTGGCGGGCTTCAAGGTGGAGTGAGCCGGTTTTTGCGTGCAATCCATCGGCCGGCCCTTGAAAAAAGGCGCCGCGACCCATTGCCAAAGTTATGCATAAGGCGCATAAACCCGTAACACTCCGGCCTTGGACAGTTGCCGGGGGCAGGCATAAGCTCCGGCGTCTGAACTGATCTCCTTCAAGGAAACCCCCTCATGTCGAACACCAACGACAACCGCACCCAGCACCAGCTGCCTTCCTACCTCCAGGCCGACGACCTCGGCCCGTGGGGCAACTACCTGCGGCAGGTGGACCGCGTCACCCCTTACCTGGGCAGCCTGGCGCGTTGGGTGGAAACGCTCAAGCGCCCCAAGCGCATCCTGATCGTGGACGTGCCGATCGAGCTGGACAACGGCACCATCGCCCACTTCGAGGGCTACCGCGTTCAGCACAACCTGAGCCGCGGTCCCGGCAAGGGCGGCGTGCGCTTCCACCAGGACGTCACGCTGTCCGAAGTGATGGCCCTGTCGGCCTGGATGTCGGTCAAGAACGCGGCGGTGAACGTGCCCTACGGCGGTGCCAAGGGCGGCATCCGCGTCGATCCCAAGAAGCTGTCGCGCGGCGAGCTGGAGCGCCTGACGCGCCGCTACACCAGCGAGATCGGCCTGCTCATCGGCCCCTCCAAGGACATCCCCGCCCCTGACGTGAACACCAACGGCCAGGTCATGGCCTGGATGATGGACACGTACTCCATGAACACCGGCGCCACCGCCACCGGCGTGGTCACCGGCAAGCCCGTGGACCTGGGCGGCTCGCTCGGCCGCGTCGAGGCCACCGGCCGCGGCGTGTACACCGTGGGCGTGGAAGCCGCCAAGCTGACGGGCCTGCCGCTGGAAGGCGCGCGCATCGCGGTGCAGGGCTTCGGCAACGTGGGCGGCATCGCCGGCAAGCTGTTCGCCGAAGCGGGCGCCAAGGTCGTGGCCGTGCAGGACCACACCGGCACCATCTTCCACCAGGGTGGCCTGGACGTGCCCGCCCTGCTGGAGCACGTCAAGAAGACGGGCGGCGTGGGCGGCTTCGCCGGCGCTGAAAACATGGCCAAGGAAGACTTCTGGGGCGTGGACTGCGAGATCCTCATCCCCGCCGCGCTGGAAGGCCAGATCACCAAGGACAACGCCGGCCAGATCAAGGCCAAGCTCGTGATCGAGGGCGCCAACGGCCCCACGACCACCGAGGCCGACGACATCCTGCACGACAAGGGCGTGCTGGTGCTGCCCGACGTGATCGCCAACGCCGGCGGCGTGACGGTGAGCTACTTCGAATGGGTGCAGGATTTCTCCAGCTTCTTCTGGAGCGAAGACGAGATCAACGCCCGCCTCGTGCGCATCATGCAAGAGGCCTTCGCCGGCATCTGGCACGTGGCGCAAGAACACAAAGTGAGCCTGCGCACGGCCACCTTCATCGTGGCGTGCCAGCGCATCCTGCACGCCCGCGAAATGCGCGGTCTGTACCCCTGACCCGCCCTTGCCCGCGGAGGGTCCGCCCGGCCTACCCGGCCGGCGCCCTTCCCTGGAATGGACCGCCAGCGCCCCACCGGGCCTGGCGGTTTTTTTATGCCCGTACGCCGGTCAGGGCGGCGGGCCGGAGCCCTGCGGCGCATCGCCCGCCGGTCGCGCCGCACCGGCCTCGAACACCCGCAGCGCCACGCAAAAGGGCTGCACGCAGGGCGCCCGGCCCGCATAGGGGCAGCCCGCCGTATCGCACGCCTCGCCCTGCCCGCTGCGCCCGGCCTCGTCGTCCTCGGGGCGCCAGCCGCTGGCCTGCAGCGCGGCCATCTGCAGCCAGGGGTCGGAGCGCTGCAGGGCCAGCATGTCGCGCCCATAGACCACGGCCGCCGCCTGGGCAAGCGGTGCAAAGTCCAGCGCCAGCAGCGCGCTGGTGCGGCTGGCCGCCGCGCCCTCGCCCGACTGCAGCACCAGCGCGAACAGCCCCGACTGCAGTGCCTGCGGGCGGCCAGCGAACACGAGCGGCGGCGAGGCTTCGCCGGGCACCGCCGGGCCGGCCCCTGCCGACGCTGGCGCCCCGCCTGCCGCGGCCGCCGACGGCTGTTGCTGCTGCAGCCACGCCGCCGGCACCCGCAGCGTGAGGGCATAGCCGCGCGGGCCATCGGCCGTTTCCACCACGCCCTGGCGCGCCAGCCAGGTCTGCAGGGGCGGCAGATCGTCCGCGGCGCCCTGCGCCAGGGCCGCGGGCCACGGCTGCGCCACGGCGACCTGCTGGGGCCGTCCCGTGGGCGCCGTGAGTTGCTGCAGCAGCGCGCCGAGCATCTGGCGCAGCGGGGCGCCGACGCCGCTGGTGGGCCAGGGCAGGCCCTGCACGGGGGCCGCACCGGAATTCGATGCGAGTGCCGGCGCACCCGAAAGCCCAGCGGCCGGGGCTGCCGTGGCGGGAGCGCCCGGCCCCGGAACGGCCACGCGGCCGGCGGATGCCGAGCCCGCCGGCCCGGTCGCCGCGCCCTCCAGGCTCTGGCGGGCCTGCGGAGAAATGCTGACGCGGTCGGCCGGCGCGGGCAGGGGCGGGCGCTGCGCCGTGGGGGGCAGGGGCAACGCGCCGGGCACCGGGGTGCCGCCATCGGCACCGCCCGCAGCGGGCACCCCCGAGGCATCGACGCCGAGCAGGGTGTTCTGCCGCTGCAGCGCCGCTTCGGCCAGCACGCGCGCCACCGGGGCGAGCGGAGCGCGGGGCGGATCGATGGAGGCGGACATGGCGTGGGGCGGGGTCAGGGTTGGGGGGTCGGTCGGCGGTGGGGCGGTGGGGCGGTGGGGCGGTGGGGCGGTGGGGCGGTGGGGCGGTGGGGCGATGCTTCGCGGAACTGTGCACCGATTCTGGCGGTTAGCCAACCCGCCGCCACCGCGCAGGTTGGTATAACGGAACGCATCCCCGCACCGGATCGTTCGCCCGCACTCGGAAGCCGCCGCGACAGCCCGGATCCATGCCATCCCCGGCCACCCGCTTGACCCATGCCCTCCTTGCCCCCCGACCTTGACGCCCTGCAGTTGCGCCCCCTCACCCCCGACGACGCCGCGCCGTTCGCCGCCCTGCGACTGCGCGGGCTTCGCGAATGCCCGCAGGCCTTCTCGTCCAGCTACGAGGAAGAGGCCGCCACGCCCCTGGCCGACTTCGAACGCCGCCTGCAGCCCGAGCCCGGCCGGGCCGTGCTGGGCGCGTTCGATGGCGGCACGCTCGTCGCCACCGTGGGCATCAAGCGCGAAGACATGCGCCAGCTCTCGCACAAGGCGTTCCTCTGGGGCATGTACGTGGCGCCCGAAGCGCGGCGCCGGTCCGTGGGGCGGCGCCTGCTGCGCCATGCCCTGGAATACGCCGCCGAGCCGCTGGGCGTGCGCCAGGTCAACCTGGGGGTGACCGCGTCGAACACGGCGGCGGTGGCGCTGTACCGGGCGCTGGGCTTCGTGGCATACGGCGTCGAGCGGGAGTACCTTTGCGTCGATGGCCAATACCACGACGAAACCCTGATGGCGTGCCGGCTGCGCCGCGGCTGACACGGGCGCTGCACGGACACACGCCGCGGCGATTCGCCGGCACCGTGGGTTCAGGGCCCGCCTTGCGCGTCACACCGAGCGGGCCGGCGCCCGGGCGGCGTCGGCTTTCCGGCTTTTCTTCAGCGTCTTCGCGTGCGCCGCGCTGGCCCCCGCCAACTCCTGCGGGCTCAGGCCGAGGGCGGGGTTGTCCGCCAGCATGTCCACCGCCAGGTCGATGAAGGCGCGCACCCGCGCCGGCTGGGCCGCGCGGCTGCCGTAATACACATACAGGCCCAGGTGGTGCGGGACCACATCGGTCAGCACCGGCACCAATTGGCCGCTGCGCACCAGCGGCGCGGCGGTGGTGCCCACCAACTGGCCGATCGCGTGGCCGCCCAGCACGGCGCGCGCCTCCAGCTCGATGTCGTTGACGCAGAACGCCGGCGCGATGGCATGGGCCACGATCTCGTCGCCCACACGAAACTCCCACGGCATGGGCTTGCCCGTGGCGGGATGGCGAAAACCGCTGCAGCGGTGCCCGGCCAGGTCTTCGATGCGCTGCGGCACACCATGGCGCGCCAGGTATTGCGGCGTGGCGCACACCACCAGTTGCAGCGCCATGAGGCGCCGCGCGACGACCCCGCCCTCGGGCGGGTAGCCGGAGCGAAAGCCCACATCCACCCGGTCCTCCACCCAGTTGCCGATGCGGTCGTCCAGCTGCACGTCGGGCTCCACTTGGGGATAGCGGCGGCAGAACGCGTCCACCACGGGCCAGATGACCTCCAGCATCATCGAACGCGGCGCGGTGATGCGCAGCGGCCCAGCGATCTCCTCGCGCCCGCGCCGCGCGCCATGCACCGCCCGCTGCAGGGTGGCAAGCCCCGGCTGCGCAGCCTCGAGAAACCGGCGGCCCTCCTCCGTCAGGCTGAGGCTGCGCGTGGTGCGGTGGAACAGCCGCACGCCCAGGTGCGCCTCCAGCTGTGCCAGCGCGAGGCTGGCCGCCTGCGGCGTGACGCCCTGCGCCGAGGCGGCCTGGCGCAGGCTGCCGAGTTCGGCGGCTTTCGCGAAGGTGGCGATTGCCCGCAGTTCGTTGATGGCCATGGCATTTTCCCCGTCGATTGGCAAGCATTGCTTGCGTATGAAGCGATCGATTATGGGCTAGTGCAATGGCAATGGCGTGCCTAAAGTTCCCTCCATGGCAGCCGGATCGCCCGGCCAGCCTGACCGCACAGCCCCCCATCGACCCCGAGGACCTTTCCATGACCGCCACCGCTTCCATTGCCCCTTCCATTGCCGCTTCCACGGCGTCTTCCACTTCCGCCGCGTCTTCTTCCCATCCCCGCGTCTGGCTGATCACCGGCGCCTCGCGTGGCATTGGCGCCCGCATCGCAGAGGCCGCGCTGGCCCGGGGCGATGCGGTGGTGGCCACCTCGCGCAGCGCGCAGTCCGTCAGCGAACGGCTGGGCCCCCACGACGGCCTGCTGGCCGTGGCCCTGGACTGGCCCTGGACGTGACCGACGAGGCGCAGGCCCGCCAGGCGGTGGGCGCCGCGCTGGAGCGCTTCGGCCGGATCGACGTGCTGGTAAACAACGCGGGCTACGGCCTGCTGGGCGCGGTGGAAGAGGCCACCGCCGACGAGGTGCGCAGCCTCTACGAAACCAACGTGTTCGGCTTGCTGAACGTGACCCGTGCCGTGCTGCCCACCCTGCGCGCGCAACGCGCCGGCCACGTGATCAACATCTCGTCGCTGGGTGGGGTGCAGTCGAGCGCGGGCTTCGGCGTGTATTGCTCGACCAAGTTCGCGGTCGAAGGCCTGACCGAAGCCCTGCACGCCGAACTGGCGCCGCTGGGCATCCACGCCACGGTGGTGGAGCCGGGCTACTTTCGCACCGAATTCCTCGACACGGCGTCGCTGGCGGTGTCGCCCCGCACCGTGGACGACTACGCCGCCAGCGCCGGCGCCGTGCGCGAGGCGGCGCGCCGCATCCACCGGAACCAGCCCGGCGACCCCGTGCGCCTGGCCCAGGCCATCCTGCAACTGGTGGACAGCCCCGCGCCGCCCCTGCGCCTGCCGCTGGGCACCGACACGCTGCAGACCATCGCCGACAAGCACGCGTTCGTACAGGCCGAAACCGAACAATGGCGCGCGCTGGCCGCGTCCACGGATTTTCCGAAGGACGGGGCGGCATGACCTCGCAGGCGCTGTCAAGGCGGGCAACTGCACGCCGGGCAGGGCTCGCTGATTGCTATTTATTTGATAGCAATACGCCCTAGATGAATATGCGGCGGATGCCGATTTGACTCCTATTTCTGTCCCTACCCCTGCACCGCCCACCACGCCGGCAGCAGGCGCTGCACCTCGGCCCGCGCGAAGCGGTCGTCGATGAGATGCACCACGCCCTCGTCGCTCGGCGAGCGGATCACGCGGCCGGCAGCCTGCCCCACCTTCTGCAGGCCGGGGGGCGTAGGGGACGTCTCAAAACCGGGATTCCAGCCACTCAGCGCTCTTATAAATCAAAGAATTACGACGCTCAAACTTGCAGATTTAACGTTTTGAAAGGCTCCCTAGCGATTTTTGAAAAGCGTGCAAGGCCATATCGCGCCCGATCATTCTCACGAAATGGTCAAGACCGCCGCTTAATTCTCAGTTTTATTCAAATATTAAAATATTTATCCACTCAACCACGCAAAAATAAGCAATATTAATCCCTTGAATTAATATTTATTATAAATCCACCGTTTCTGCCGTTACCATTTTTCACAGCAAATCGATGGCAATATTCACAGGTCGTAATAACGCGACGCAAGCAAGAAAGGTTCAATAGCATGAAGAAAATTCAAATCGAATCGCCACTCAAATGCCAATCCAATGATGCATACCGAGATCACGCGATCAAAAAGTAGATAGCCATTAAGGCTTGAGGCGAACCTACGGGTTCGCCTTTTTATTTTTTGCGTTATAGGAGGGAGTCATAACATGAAGTGGTTGCAACCATCTCATTTTCTAAAAATAGAAAGCGGAAAACTGATCTTCTGGGACTATGAAAAACATCAACAATTTGAATTGTCAATCGAACATCTTCAACGCTTAATTGAATTTTCAAAAGGCACGCAGCCACAAAAAACGCCCATAGACAAAGAAATCTCTGAAGCAGAAGTGTTAGTTAATTCTGAGCCTCACAAAAAATGGGCTTGGGACTGGCTATCCCATATTTTTCACTATGGCACTCAGCATCCACTGCCCCCTGACTCCGATGCATCAACAGAAAAATCCGATGAATATGCAGCCTCTTATCTGGAGTTCTGTGCATCTATTCGTCACTCGATGCCTGAAGTAGAAATCATAAAAGGCGGTAAAAGAATACCTTTGCCCGATTTTGACTCGGAAGAATTAGAAAATACAAGCTTATGGTCATCTTTGTCCAGCAGGCGCACCTGCAGAGATTTCGATGGGAAACCAGTTCCGATAAAAAAGATCGCAACCTTGCTCTACTGCGCTTTCGCCGAAGTTAACACCAAAACAGATCTGCCAGATTTATCGGTCTATGGCTACAAGCGAACCTCTCCCTCAGCAGGTGGCCTGCAATCCACTGAGCCATATTTATGGGCCATAAATATTGAGGGCCTTGCCCCGGGCATATATCACTATCTTTCGCAAAGACATGAACTGGAGTACATCGACGAGCTACCAAAAAAAAGCTTGGGCGCCTATTTATGCAATCAAAACTGGGCCAATGAAATGGCATTTGCCATCGTCATGACCTCCCGATTCGACAAAATGTGGTGGAAATATCCGCATTCGCGCGCCTACCGCCCGATGCTGATGGAAATAGGTCATTTTTCTCAAACACTTAATTTGGGAATCACCGCTCTAGGATTGAAGCCTTGGCTCACTGGTTATTTCCACGATAGAGAACTGGGGGAGGCCTTGGCTTGCTCGCCAGAGATAGAACATCCTATTTTGGTAGTAGGGGGAGGAACGGGAAGCGGAAATAGTGTGGACACGGCGACTCAGAAAATAATAAAGAAGGAGAGATAAAAAATGACTGCCAGCGACCTATGCATATTGGGGATCAAAACAGGGCACGATGGCTCAGTCGCGCTGATCCAAAATGGTGAACTGATATTTTCATTGGAATCCGAAAAAGACAAT encodes:
- a CDS encoding GNAT family N-acetyltransferase, encoding MPSLPPDLDALQLRPLTPDDAAPFAALRLRGLRECPQAFSSSYEEEAATPLADFERRLQPEPGRAVLGAFDGGTLVATVGIKREDMRQLSHKAFLWGMYVAPEARRRSVGRRLLRHALEYAAEPLGVRQVNLGVTASNTAAVALYRALGFVAYGVEREYLCVDGQYHDETLMACRLRRG
- a CDS encoding fumarylacetoacetate hydrolase family protein, translating into MPVDPAVNSADSSTPVAGIAAVAQALLQARATAVPADAQPLAAALPDAGAAYAVQNAVAHALGWWSTGVPRYWKSGGADRATVLTHAPLPEAGVWTHPAHAQAWPLAQRGIEAEIALRLGQEVDADTAAALADGEGAHLIDAMAVSIEIVETRWAQDGAVAGLLTLADQQSHGALVLGDWVAFDAGAPPDWAQQRFTVRITGQDAVERQGTHSLGDPAWLLAAWLRHATQHFGTLPAGTVVSTGNWAGRLNARLGDAVEVAFDGIGAASVQL
- a CDS encoding SagB/ThcOx family dehydrogenase — translated: MKWLQPSHFLKIESGKLIFWDYEKHQQFELSIEHLQRLIEFSKGTQPQKTPIDKEISEAEVLVNSEPHKKWAWDWLSHIFHYGTQHPLPPDSDASTEKSDEYAASYLEFCASIRHSMPEVEIIKGGKRIPLPDFDSEELENTSLWSSLSSRRTCRDFDGKPVPIKKIATLLYCAFAEVNTKTDLPDLSVYGYKRTSPSAGGLQSTEPYLWAINIEGLAPGIYHYLSQRHELEYIDELPKKSLGAYLCNQNWANEMAFAIVMTSRFDKMWWKYPHSRAYRPMLMEIGHFSQTLNLGITALGLKPWLTGYFHDRELGEALACSPEIEHPILVVGGGTGSGNSVDTATQKIIKKER
- a CDS encoding Glu/Leu/Phe/Val family dehydrogenase, producing MSNTNDNRTQHQLPSYLQADDLGPWGNYLRQVDRVTPYLGSLARWVETLKRPKRILIVDVPIELDNGTIAHFEGYRVQHNLSRGPGKGGVRFHQDVTLSEVMALSAWMSVKNAAVNVPYGGAKGGIRVDPKKLSRGELERLTRRYTSEIGLLIGPSKDIPAPDVNTNGQVMAWMMDTYSMNTGATATGVVTGKPVDLGGSLGRVEATGRGVYTVGVEAAKLTGLPLEGARIAVQGFGNVGGIAGKLFAEAGAKVVAVQDHTGTIFHQGGLDVPALLEHVKKTGGVGGFAGAENMAKEDFWGVDCEILIPAALEGQITKDNAGQIKAKLVIEGANGPTTTEADDILHDKGVLVLPDVIANAGGVTVSYFEWVQDFSSFFWSEDEINARLVRIMQEAFAGIWHVAQEHKVSLRTATFIVACQRILHAREMRGLYP
- a CDS encoding PPK2 family polyphosphate kinase — translated: MAAKAPAALTPNEITQRLTQWQPSPAGADKAGKAQDGGRAGAVDLARFDPAAKPFSQGDKASDKARVEALALELDTLQDLLYADKRYKLLVVLQGTDTSGKDGTVRGVFGRMSALGVHAVGWKAPTDTERAHDYLWRIHQQVPGAGELTVFNRSHYEDVLVPVVNGWITPEQHRQRLAHINDFERLLAETGTVVVKFMLHISRDEQRKRLQERLDDPAKHWKFDMGDIAARKQWDDYQRAYATLLGATHTPWAPWTIVPADSKTHRNLMIATVLREVLGRLDLRYPDGDPALAGFKVE
- a CDS encoding LysR family transcriptional regulator — protein: MAINELRAIATFAKAAELGSLRQAASAQGVTPQAASLALAQLEAHLGVRLFHRTTRSLSLTEEGRRFLEAAQPGLATLQRAVHGARRGREEIAGPLRITAPRSMMLEVIWPVVDAFCRRYPQVEPDVQLDDRIGNWVEDRVDVGFRSGYPPEGGVVARRLMALQLVVCATPQYLARHGVPQRIEDLAGHRCSGFRHPATGKPMPWEFRVGDEIVAHAIAPAFCVNDIELEARAVLGGHAIGQLVGTTAAPLVRSGQLVPVLTDVVPHHLGLYVYYGSRAAQPARVRAFIDLAVDMLADNPALGLSPQELAGASAAHAKTLKKSRKADAARAPARSV